The Deltaproteobacteria bacterium genome segment GTCGCCTCCCGCACCCACCCGGCGAAACCGCTCATGGTGCGCTTCCCTTCGGCGGTCGGGCACCGGGGATGTCGGCCCACTTCCCGATCACTTTCTTCCGGGCGAGCGCCTCCATCTCCCCGGCGGTCATCCCCAGCAGATCCCCGAAGACCCGCTCGTTGTGCCACCCCACCGGTTTCGCGCTCCACTTGACCCTTCCCGGGCTCTCCGAGAGCTTCGGCGCCGGTCCGTACTCGTCCACGCGGCCGTAGAGGGGATCGTCCACCGAACAGACCGTTCCGCGGGCCCGCAGGTGCGGGTCGTGGTAATGCTCCTTCCCTCCGCGCACCGGAGCCGCGGAGAATCCGCCGTCCTCCGCCAGGCGAACGACCTCGTCGACCCTTCGGGAGGCGCAAAACGCCCCCACGCGTTCCGGCGTGGCGATCGATGCCTCCTCCGGATCGGTGGACCCGACGGCGTGCGCGAGGGGGACCAACTCGGCCTCGTCCCGCGCGGAGACCGCGACGAACCCGTCGCGGCAGCGGTAGATCCCCGAGGGGGGATACGACGGGTCGACGTTTCCGTTCCGCGCGCGGTCCTTTCCCGTCAACCCGGCGTACGGCCACGTCCAGTCCAGCGCGCGGATCATCGCCTCGGCCTGGGAAAGGTCGATCATCTGCCCTTCCCCGGTCTTCCGGCGCGCGGCGAGGGCCGCGAGGATCGCATTGGCGGACATCAACGCCGCGGTGTAGTCCCCGACCCAGAACCCCGCCTTCATCGGCGGCTGGTCCGGAAACCCCGTGACGGCGGAGAAACCGGAAACGGCCTGGGCGGTGGCGTCGTACGACGCCCGCCCCGCCGAATATGGCCCCCATTGCCCGAACCCCGAGTTGGCGGCGTAGACGATCCGGGGGTTTCGCTCCCGAAGCTGGAGGTACCCGACGCCCCACGCGTCCATCGTGCCGGCCCGGAGGTTCTCGACGACGACATCGGCCCGTTCCGCGAGCCGCAGGAAGAGCTCCTTCCCCTCGGCCGGGTGTAGGTCGAGCCCAACGTGGAGCTTGTTCCGGTTCAGGGAGAGGAAGGCCGGCGACACCTCCTTCCAGAAGAACCCCTCGGGTGCCACGTACCGCATCAAGTCGCCGCGCGGCGGCATCTCGACCTTGATCACCTCGGCGCCGAAGAGG includes the following:
- a CDS encoding CoA transferase, with the translated sequence MPSDPGSFRAFAGRAFDPAAIPGKPEALAGVRVLEVATRIFGPATADYLGLFGAEVIKVEMPPRGDLMRYVAPEGFFWKEVSPAFLSLNRNKLHVGLDLHPAEGKELFLRLAERADVVVENLRAGTMDAWGVGYLQLRERNPRIVYAANSGFGQWGPYSAGRASYDATAQAVSGFSAVTGFPDQPPMKAGFWVGDYTAALMSANAILAALAARRKTGEGQMIDLSQAEAMIRALDWTWPYAGLTGKDRARNGNVDPSYPPSGIYRCRDGFVAVSARDEAELVPLAHAVGSTDPEEASIATPERVGAFCASRRVDEVVRLAEDGGFSAAPVRGGKEHYHDPHLRARGTVCSVDDPLYGRVDEYGPAPKLSESPGRVKWSAKPVGWHNERVFGDLLGMTAGEMEALARKKVIGKWADIPGARPPKGSAP